TGAATACTTTTCCTTTGACATAGATATTATACGTTGTTCCCCACTTggccccaaaggtgtggagtcagttgtggctgcattggcaacacaaGAAGGTTTTATCATGGAGATCCCAACGCTGCTCAATAGTATGACCACctcatccacaatgagtgcacttgcgaggagtgCCTCTATCTTGTCCATCTCTTCTACCACAGCCGACCAAACTAGCTCGATAACTTTTGCAGCTACTCGGTGGAAACTAGTACCACTGAGCATGGCAAAGGATGTCCTCTCAAAGCCAGGTGTAAGAGCAGGAGAATATGTGTGGAAGGAAGCATGAAGGATGCGAGAATAAACATTAGCAAATGATGGCAACTCTACACTACTAAGTATGTGGGACCGGAATACCTCAAACTCAGGTTTCAATCTCACTTGAACCTAAAGAGTTGTCATCTGCTCCCTCTATTTCTACATCTCACGAACATGGGTGGTTATAGGTTGCATGATGTTAAGCTCCTTATGAATAGgtttcatcttttcaaaatactcTGTAATGCTCCTATCTCCCTGCTATAACTAAAAGTACTCTTGGAATAAATCATACATACTTGTAATGTTACTAGAATACAGAAgcttggcataatcccaaatctccatGCATGTGTCTAGAAGCATGCACATCTATGCAATCTGGGGTTCCATCAAGTTTcacaagagggaaacaatcaaagCATCTTTTTGAgtccacacttcttttctcttcccATTAGGTGGACTAGTTGGAACAAGTGGACAAATTTTCCTAACCCTACTAAATAAACCCTAACAACCTTAGACCACTGAATGTAGTTCTTTCCTTCCAACATTTCAGTTGTTATTTGTGGCAGTGATGAAGGGAACATGTTTttggattcatagactccatcccaacgCTCACAAACTAGACTACTGACAAGCACAAGGAACAATCAAACTAATTGAGACAACCACGAATAAGGTGAACCACCGAAACTTCCACAGACAAGTCACCAACAAACTgatataacactgccacagccttaCAAAATCAGCTTATGAagactgccactgctccaagagacttACCAATGGCCTTTACTAACACCAAACAACAACTAAAGGATTACCGCATGGTCGAAAaaattggatctttgagcaaagcACATGCCCAACAACTTagatattatggtctatggaagGAATCAAAACATTCTGGAGGAGCAAAGCACATGCCCAACAACTTAGATAAAAAGTGGCTGGAAACTCTCTTGTGCACCAACGCGTGGGATCGAGACTGCCAGCAGTTGGTCAGCACGTGGGGGTTCATGGGGAAGTTTCTAGCAATGTGATTTTACAGAGTTATAGTTCAGACAGTTTTTTCTTTGGCTATGTGGTTGGTTTGTTGAAATATTGAAGGTTTGTAGTATTCTGAGAAGGGCAGAAATGGGAGGGTGTTTTCCGATGATGGTTGAGTTTGGTTTGGTGGTAGGGTTTAAgttggatcatgctctgataccatgtttacatttttgattgattgattgaccTAACACaacgataggtctctccctctatttaatAATACATGTCAAATACATtataatgaccataatacccttactagcTCGCACTTATTAACATGACACTAACATGagtaataataatgctaaattaCTAGAATAACCATTATTAAATATATTCTTAAAATATTCTTAGTAAGTGTTTAGGCTTAAATATAGTTAATTGTGACCTTCTTGGCATACCCGTCACGATTTCAATGTCAAACCAAACAATGATGTGAGCATCCTATGTGCACTCCTAGAATCTTACAATCCAAACcaacaaaaaaatattatcaGGAATTCCATTCCCTGGAATGAGATTCCCAGGAATGTAATTCTAAGTGAATAATTTTAAccctaagaagaaaaaaaatggcaCCTTTGGGTAAAGTTCCCTAGGTGCATATCATCCATTTTCCAATAGGGGCATTCCAGGTGGATTGGGATAGTGGAACCCATGTGAAATGATGCTACTATCTCATCCCATGTGGCTTTTATTAAGACTGATTGAACGCATTTAAGGAACTTTCCTCAACTCCTGTGCTACCATCAATATTGCTTCTTTGGCTAGCCCAAGTCTCTAGTCTGGGGAGGTTAAAAAGTTATAAACCTTTTGGATCATAGTTATGAGCCAAGTGTTGGATATGATGACTGATTCCAGTGAATACCATTGGGTTTTAGAAGCTCAAGGGACAGCCCAAGTCATTCAATTGTGTTTAATAGTTGAGTTGAATGGTAATAATGGACCAGATTAGTTTCCTAGCTTTAAAAAGAGTAAGCCTTAGAATTCCATGAACTAGTTATTCAAAAGTTTTCTTGCTTTATACCTAATTTTATATATGAATTTATTGCTTTAATAAAATGGCTGAGTTTTGGAGATTAAAACTTTAGGATGCTGTTAAATAATTGTTTCACAAAATTGCAATTTAGTGCATGAATAACGCTAATTTTGATTTTGCATAATCTTTCCTCACTTTTACATCTTTCTTTTATATCACCATTTTAGACCCCATTGAGAGTTCTCAAAATTGGATCCATCTAGGAGTCCTATTAAAACTAACATACAATACAACGATTCCATGCTCTCATTTTTATaccataaaaaaattaaaaaattaaaaaaaaaaatacatcttGAACTGCTTAGGGGACCATCCTAAAATCTACAAATCACCCTTAAATTCTTGATTCATTTACGCTTGTCCTTTACTAATTAATCTCCAACTTCTATATCCTCTTTGAACCAATTCTGGAGAAAACCAGCTAGAATGAAGGATAAGAGCTGCTACACTTTTCTGCCCATAGTAGCCAAATTAGATCATCTACTCCAAGTCAACTCTTAAAACAAGTCTCTTCCAAAAGGAATTTCCAACATTAGAAAGCTTAGCTGGGAGTTGCCAGATCATATGTCCCAGATTATTGCTCTTCTAGATAAATAGTAGTTAATGTGCTCATCTTTCTATTAGGACAATCAAGTGTACTAGATGAATCCACTTTAGTGCACCAACAACAACAACGAcgacaacaacaaaaccaagccttattcccactaagtggggtcggctatatgaatccttttccgccaatttatgcgatcatagactatttcttttgatagattcaaggatattaaatccttactcactatctcctcccaagttatttttggtctacccctaccccttctactgcccctcacagtaactaagtcactcttcctcacaggtgcactataaggcctacgttgcaagtgtccatatcatctgagtcgtccctcctttatcttatcttttataggagctacacctaacttaccacaaatatgttcattccttaatttatctttcaatgttataccactcatccatctaagcatcctcatctcggcaacttttactttttaaatattatgtttcttcgtcgcccaacattcgatccatatagcatagctggtcttatagctgtcctataaaacttccctttcaattttaagggtattctacaatcacatagcacacttgaagcacttctccattttacccaacatgctttaactctatgcattacatcatcttcaatttctccttcaacttgcataatagatccaaggtatcgaaatctgcaagtgctatttatttcttcatcatcaagtttaactttgtctccaaaattcctcctatcattactaaaattacatttcatattctgttttatttctacttatcttaaagcctctagattccaaagcttctctccataattctaattcagcctctacttcatccctagtttcgtcaattaatacaatatcatctgcaaataacatacaccatggaacctccttttgaatactcttagtcaattggtccatcactaaagcaaaaagataaggactcaaagcaaatccttgatgtacacttatgataattggaaattctctagtttttccatctatagtccttacactagtcattactccatcgtacatatccttaatgatatcgGTATACTTACAACATACgccatttttttctaaaactcaccatagaacttccctaggtatcctatcatatgctttctcaaggtcaataaatatcatatacaagtccttcttcttttccctaaactttagTGCACCACCAGCAAAAAATTTATTTGCCCAGGCTGGTTTCCTGCGGAGATCCCAGGAATGATCAACGATGTGTTTCTTGTTCATGAAATAAGGGTCAAGGCTAGAAAAAAGAATGGAAGGGAGGATCTGAGCGAAGAAAGTGGGGAATGGGGTTCAGCCAGCAGGAGGATGCTCTGACTGACCGGCCACCcctgatatatatgtatattaatagcTAACTGATAGAATACCTTTAATACAATAAAGCAGTGAATTCAGACCTGCGGGCAAAAACAACTTAATTGATGAGAACTTGTGGCTAAAACAGGGTTAGGGAACCATAGCTTGTTCATACTTGTGTCTATCCAAAGAATACATTCAAGGGAACATATTAAGTTCTAATCATGAATCTCTGTACGGTGCtgggcataactcttctgtcctTTCGCATGGCAGGAATAGAACAGGGGAAAAGGCGTGGCCCAGTCTGCCCATAGCGACATATTAAGCATCTGAGGCCTCATGATTTTGTTATGTTGGACACAAGTTAttttgatatatttaaaatgctgaTATGAGGAATTATTTCACATAGAGGTGCAGGTTGATTAGGAGTATAGCCATAATTATATTGTTTATCAGTAACTGTATGTAGCTAGAGTTAATTAAACTTTATCAGTTAAGGAAAATGATTTAAAGTATTTACAGTACTTGATTAGTTTTAATGGTATCATGATATGTTGTTATTTGTTCCATTGAAATTATTCTCAAACTTAATTAGTATTCTACATTAGAATTGTTGGTATGATATGCCCATGTTGCTGcttcaaataattataaatttttcatTATGTACAGGAGTGGATGAAGTATTTTGACCAACAAAATTGCATTTCTTATGGGGTCAACTCCCATAACAAGGAGAATATAAAGCAGGtaaatttgattatttttttctccattggGTCATTAAAGAGGGATTTTAGATTTTGTATGGACATGGAatcatatcattgcattctagatAATAATTTATTTGAGTTTGCTTTTTCCATAGCATTTGAATTGATTAGAAGACACAGTATCAGTTCCACAATTTCAGGCCAGCAGTATCTGCAGACAACTTGATCCATGATTTCTCTCTTTCATCATTTAAGAATGGATATGCTAATTATTAGAATGTCTTTGCTAATAAATTTTAAATCTACTTCCACTTACTGGTATATACAAGGCTGGAAACCATGTATTCTAAACTGTTTCGCATTATGTTTTTCATTGATCTTAGTAGCATAGAAGTTAACGTTTTACAGTTCCTGAACTTTCTACAAGGCCAAGTGAGAGAAATGAAGAAGTTTGATCACTCTGGTTATACGACAACAATAATGCTACTTGGAATTCCTAATGTCGGTAAGTCAGCCCTTGCCAACTCTTTGCATCAAATTGGACGGATCAGTGCGGCAGGTACTTGAACCTCTCTTGTAGAaggcttttaattttaattactcGATAATATTCTATTTTCTGTATTAAGTTTTGGTTGAACTTTAACCATGAGAGTTTATTTTGGCTTGTAGAGAAGGGAAAGTTGAAGCATGCAATTGTGAGTCCATTGCCAGGAGAGACAAAAAATATTAGCAGCTTGAAGGTTTTTATCTTTTCTTCTTTTGCATATTTGTAGTGCTTagaatttttctcaaaacatgcaATAACCTTGAAATTGTCTAGTTATCATGTGGTCAGCATTGCCATGGACTTTTTATTCTATAGTGATGCACTGAGTCAAAGCCTTGGGAATTTGTTATGTGCATTTCTTATTCCTGCTGATACTTTGTCTAGATGTTGAAAATTGGGGTAGGGAAACATGATTTGGTATCAGACTAATTAGTTGGGATTGGAGTGGCTTTTATCCACTCCTTCCTTTGCCTTCTTGGCAAAATGACATAGGAAGTCATACTATATGTAGATTCCTAGCACATTTTTTTTGTCTACTCCTATTTGCCATGGTTGCAATATGCTTGTATTATCATATTAATCTTTCTTTTCAGATTGGTAGCCATCCCAATATTTACGTCTTGGACACCCCAGGCATTTTGCCTCGAGAGATTCTTGATGTTGATGTGTGCTCTAAACTAGCTTTAACAGGTGTGATTACACCCAAAATCCATTCTTTTATAGTCCTTTTATTATTTGTTCCTTTTCCCTCTTTCACTCCACACACACCCCTGAATTGCAGGAGCTATTAGGGATTGTTTGATTGGGGAAAGAGAACTGGCTCAATATTTTCTTGCTGTCCTTAACTTGAATGATGAATATAAGAAATGGTCAAAATTGTCCACCAGTCAAAATGACAGATTATTTGAAGTCCACAAAACAGACGGTTTTGGTGCCACTGACTCAGACATCAAATGGAAAAAGCAATATCCTACAGATCACACACAGGTATTTGCATTTCAGTCTCAAAACTACTATGTGCACCATTAGAATTATGTAGCTCAAGGACAGGTGTTTTCTTTGGGGTGGGGAATAAATGGGACTGAGATAGTGAGGATTTGGTAGATCTCTTAATTTTTTGAAGATATTGTCTTAGATTCTGTAGAATGGCAAAAAAGGATTCGTATGGTGAACTTGCCtggtgggacttaaggcttgggtGCTATTGTTGTTGTATTGATGTTGTTAAGTGCTTCAAGTTGTAACTCAATTTATCACTAaggtccatttttttttttggaatcaagACTGGAATGGATTTGAAATTTTGACTTCGATTCACATTCCCATGTTAAGTTTGCATAAATGAGGGTAAGTTCACATTTCAACCAGAATGTTGATTTTCCCATTAATGGAATAATCACAATTCCATTTGCGTCTCTTTTTTGAAAGACAATTATAATCATCACTACATAATAAATCCTAAAAAACATAAGCTGACCATCTCTCGACTGTGATAATAATtatatagtagtattataatattaataattgtcATTACAAAAACAGTTACAAGAACAATAACAACAGCAGCAGCAATAGTATTAGTAGCTATTACTGTTAGATTattataaataataacaataagggCAAAAAATAATGACCTCCGCTGAGGTTTTAAACATTCTAGGTACCTCCCCTAAAGTTTTAAGAATTTCAAGGACCTTTCTTGAGGTTttccaaaaagacacaaacttccctttgtattttgcaaaaagacaagttttttagGGGAGGTCTATGTTTTTTTGGCAAATCTCAGCAGAGGTcagtgacatttttgaaaccttaggggaggtcccTAACTCtctgtctttttgccaaatctcaGGGAAGGTGAGTATCGTTTGCCCTAACAATAATTTAATATGTTATTCTTACctctttttttttatcagtaGAGAGAATATTAAAAGAGACATCAAGTGGATGCCACCCAAGTACAAAG
This region of Malania oleifera isolate guangnan ecotype guangnan chromosome 10, ASM2987363v1, whole genome shotgun sequence genomic DNA includes:
- the LOC131166144 gene encoding DAR GTPase 2, mitochondrial isoform X3, whose translation is MGTASIATRVGAAVKKAAANTGSGWFGPHMAAASRAIAERIPLVDLVLEIRDARIPLSSEYEQLKHLPLSSRHIIVLNKIDLANRTQLKEWMKYFDQQNCISYGVNSHNKENIKQFLNFLQGQVREMKKFDHSGYTTTIMLLGIPNVGKSALANSLHQIGRISAAEKGKLKHAIVSPLPGETKNISSLKIGSHPNIYVLDTPGILPREILDVDVCSKLALTGAIRDCLIGERELAQYFLAVLNLNDEYKKWSKLSTSQNDRLFEVHKTDGFGATDSDIKWKKQYPTDHTQNKGEDCTVEMRYFGSVVGFMVGAQCRFSGRKLNWQLITWLLYGFYSE
- the LOC131166144 gene encoding DAR GTPase 2, mitochondrial isoform X2, whose product is MGTASIATRVGAAVKKAAANTGSGWFGPHMAAASRAIAERIPLVDLVLEIRDAREWMKYFDQQNCISYGVNSHNKENIKQFLNFLQGQVREMKKFDHSGYTTTIMLLGIPNVGKSALANSLHQIGRISAAEKGKLKHAIVSPLPGETKNISSLKIGSHPNIYVLDTPGILPREILDVDVCSKLALTGAIRDCLIGERELAQYFLAVLNLNDEYKKWSKLSTSQNDRLFEVHKTDGFGATDSDIKWKKQYPTDHTQDFIVNDVRQALYQTISSFDGNLGDERDLQRLIETQFIALQEAFRVPIELGENACSKVATKLINLYRTGRLGHYSLDRLPGNVQ
- the LOC131166144 gene encoding DAR GTPase 2, mitochondrial isoform X4, which encodes MGTASIATRVGAAVKKAAANTGSGWFGPHMAAASRAIAERIPLVDLVLEIRDARIPLSSEYEQLKHLPLSSRHIIVLNKIDLANRTQLKEWMKYFDQQNCISYGVNSHNKENIKQFLNFLQGQVREMKKFDHSGYTTTIMLLGIPNVGKSALANSLHQIGRISAAEKGKLKHAIVSPLPGETKNISSLKIGSHPNIYVLDTPGILPREILDVDVCSKLALTGAIRDCLIGERELAQYFLAVLNLNDEYKKWSKLSTSQNDRLFEVHKTDGFGATDSDIKWKKQYPTDHTQVEELLSIYF
- the LOC131166144 gene encoding DAR GTPase 2, mitochondrial isoform X1 — encoded protein: MGTASIATRVGAAVKKAAANTGSGWFGPHMAAASRAIAERIPLVDLVLEIRDARIPLSSEYEQLKHLPLSSRHIIVLNKIDLANRTQLKEWMKYFDQQNCISYGVNSHNKENIKQFLNFLQGQVREMKKFDHSGYTTTIMLLGIPNVGKSALANSLHQIGRISAAEKGKLKHAIVSPLPGETKNISSLKIGSHPNIYVLDTPGILPREILDVDVCSKLALTGAIRDCLIGERELAQYFLAVLNLNDEYKKWSKLSTSQNDRLFEVHKTDGFGATDSDIKWKKQYPTDHTQDFIVNDVRQALYQTISSFDGNLGDERDLQRLIETQFIALQEAFRVPIELGENACSKVATKLINLYRTGRLGHYSLDRLPGNVQ